Proteins from a genomic interval of Apteryx mantelli isolate bAptMan1 chromosome 5, bAptMan1.hap1, whole genome shotgun sequence:
- the LOC106491813 gene encoding 16 kDa beta-galactoside-binding lectin yields MPQGLVVTQLDVQPGECIKVKGKILSDAKGFAVNVGKDSSTLMLHFNPRFDCKGDVNTVVCNAKEDGTWGEEDRKADFPFQHGDKIEMCISFDAAEAMVKVAETEFQFPNRLGMEKIEYLAVEGDFQVKAIKFS; encoded by the exons ATGCCGCAA GGACTGGTGGTCACTCAGCTGGATGTCCAGCCTGGAGAGTGCATCAAGGTCAAAGGGAAAATCCTGTCAGATGCTAAAGG GTTTGCTGTGAACGTAGGGAAGGACAGCAGCACCCTCATGCTGCATTTCAACCCCCGCTTTGACTGCAAGGGGGATGTCAACACTGTTGTGTGCAATGCCAAGGAAGATGGCACATGGGGTGAGGAGGACAGAAAGGCTGACTTCCCCTTCCAGCATGGTGACAAGATTGAG ATGTGCATCTCTTTCGATGCAGCAGAGGCTATGGTGAAGGTGGCTGAAACAGAGTTCCAGTTCCCCAATCGTCTGGGCATGGAGAAAATTGAATACCTGGCTGTGGAGGGTGACTTTCAAGTCAAAGCCATCAAGTTTAGTTAA